One Ctenopharyngodon idella isolate HZGC_01 chromosome 3, HZGC01, whole genome shotgun sequence genomic window, CATATCTAACACCAGAGCCCTTTGGCTTCGCCTCTGAATTAAATGCCTGTTCAAGTCAGTTAAAAGGTCACAGTGATGCCATGTGTGAATTTCATGGTGGATAAAGACGGTAGTCTGGGACACTGTCTGGTTGGCTAGGGGAGAAAAGGTGCGGTCGCACTAGGCTTTGAACGTGCGATATTACTGTGCAATGAATATATGACAGCAACAATATATGATAttgtatttcttttaaataaataaatcttaaagtcggcataaaatgaaagttgtgatagtcttttcatCCCTATcgtgagtgaaacagcttcgcGAACAAGAAattgtagggcgggacttgattttgtccatcgggaattgattggatgggtgtggtttgctattgctgtgatgtcatgtgagtgacaggttgccccaccctcgcgtcagtaaacacgtcatcagagaagagaagacatGTTGCTGAAAGAgcgaggggaagttattttgattaaagattacaagggcacatgaacgaaatgatgtgcacagataaattatttttacgaaatactgcaatattaagtaaaaaacaaaagaattgTCTATTCTGATTCATGGTGACTTTCAATATTCAGTTTtctcaaaacacaaaaaaaacatgcagtgttgaattttccattttttgtaTTAAGCTGTGACGTTTAGACCCATTATTGGCCAAACATCTTTTCAATATACAAACCAAAGTTAaagttcaccaaacttgaatTATTAGTATGCAATAAATAATGCAACTTCTTATGGTCTATATTTATCCACCTCTGATCTCTCAttcttgtttccttttaattgattttatcTTGAGAAACTTCACAAGCTACCAGTGAATTCAAAGTTTGCTCTACCCCACATCCATTACTGGTTTTGAACTACAAACCAACTGTATCTTATATTAAAGCTTTAGCGTCAAGTACATCAGTGTTTAGATGACAGCTTTATTCAGCTGACCCTAATCgccaaaaatacacaaaacaaaacaagcggAAATTCAAAGGAGATTGCTCAGATTTTTTAGAAAAACACTGATCATGAAaggatattaaaatagaaaagagaaagaaataacTGATTCCCAGGACTTTTTAACAGGCCTTTAAGTTCCCTTCATTTGCCCCCTTGTGTCCCTCGCTCCTTTTTTGTTCtctgtgtttttttccccacccATTGAGAGCAATGTGTATGTGAAAGAATGTCATCATGAGACGCACAGACTGCTCCCTACTGCTGTTTCCCATCTGAAAATCATGTCCAGCTCTGTTGTGTCCAAATACACAGGCTTATTTGATTGGCTTACACATGGTAACAGCCCAGATTGTGCCATTCAGTTAATCTATGAGATGTAATAAAGTATTTCTCGTTTTCACATTaagcctaaattaaaatatataatgaaataacaCTATTTGGAGGTGGCTTTCTAAAACAATTACCTGTGAGCTAAACACGTGCAAACAAGTGACACAAATATGAGACAACCAACCTCAGGCCCAGAGCACTCCCTGGTGTCTACTTTGCGTAAAAGCACTTTCACTACATTaaaaagtcaccatgaaaccaAAATTCACAATTGACAGTTTTTTCAAAGgaatattataaatgatttatccatccacatcattattttatttttattattatttttattttatctttaatcaaaatatctccCCCTTCCCCGATTTATTGACACAAGGACAGgaaaacctgtcactcacagtGCCCACCCACTTTTTCAGTGGCACTGGTTCAGGTAGGGATCACAACACAAAAACCATGCAGCtttgaattttcaattttttgtaTTAAGCGAAGAGATCAATCTGTGACATTTAGACCTATTATTGGCCAAACTTTTTTGTAATATACAAACTGGCAGTTCACCAATCTTGAATTATTAGTatgcaataaataataaaattgtttaagGTGTAGTATTTAACCACTACTGATCTCTCATCCTTGTTTCTTTTATTGCAATCAGTGAATTCAAAGTTTGAATTAAGTATAtgcaagtatatatatatatgcaaatatatttatatatacacatattttagtatgttgagAGTGTAGGAAGACTGACTCATTTACATTATTTGCGgcgcttcatgggagtgggcggagctaaagagttcTTTTGGCACATTTTGCTTGTTTCGACTCTTTGGTTGGTGgtattttctgtacagcatcatgggtaatgtagtttttcaccacaaattccaCTGTGTGGGCTGACAGCTTCAACAGAAGTAAataccatcgattaacaacctcataGCTCACAGTAGGGCTAAGAATCAAttcccctatggagaaaatgaaaggTTTTGACTTCCAGAACCCTTCTGTTACACTATTGCAAACCACAACTATCCAATCACTTCCCAATGGAAAAAAATCAAGTctcaccctacattttttttcttgttagaGAAGCAGTGTCATTTGGacatacgtcacaatagggaagaactTTTGGGCTACTACTACATATTACTGAACTGTTTGTAGACTGAAACTGTTAATattgtcacatttatttatttatttatattaaataacagCTTtctttgataataatcagataAAATTCAATTATTTATAACCGAATATATTTAATAGCATTATGTAAACAAAGTCATTAAGGCTAAAAAACAGACCAAAGAGATCCGGTTTGAGGTATTACCGTTTGTTGTACTATAATAACATAAACAAGTGGAATACTACATTGATTATGCTCTCACATTATACACTATAATCATCTTAAAGTATATAACATATATCATGTAAACAATGTTGCTCATAAATTCAGCATAGCATTTCCGCAATAtaatttatactgtaaaatccAACTCAAATTCAACGCCAAACGTGGCGTAAAATGGGAGCATTTTATatcatgtatgtatgtgtgcattTAGCAATGTTGTGCAGGTTATAGTCCAATGTTGTGTCCATGTTATATGGTGAGTTTGCTCCAGTTGTATGTGTATCTGTCTGATTACCACAGCCACAACTTGCCAGCTCTTCTTCAGTGAATCTCTTGTAATGTCCACACACCATTAGCATCACTGGCGGTTTTTATTCCCTTCTTCTGTACGGTGAGCTTGTGAAAGTCAATGTGTCTGAACTCTGCTGCAAAAATCCCAAACAGTGCAAAAAAACACATGACCAGAGCCCACTCACACATGGCAGCTTCAGAGCGAAACCCTGTGCCATGGAGAACAAACACTGAGAAGACAGAGGGTTAAGGACAACAATGATAAAATGTAGTGAAAATGCACTAATTTTCATTGTCCATGAGAGCTGAAGGATACTGCAGATGACCAAACAAGTACACTGGCTGCAGAGGATGACACGCACAGGCACCACCCACCTGCGGTCACGTGACGGCGGGCTGTAGTACGCAAGCCACGCCTGGACCCAGAAGTAAGCCAAACCCAGGAAGAAGGCCATGAGCGCCCCAAGCAGATGAACCCCATTCACTACAGATTGCTGaatagacacacacaaaaattgaaGTAAATCATGCatgtaatgcaaataaatgccctgatatactcacagCCAGTGTtggggggtaatgcattacaagtaacgcgagtta contains:
- the tmem150b gene encoding modulator of macroautophagy TMEM150B, with amino-acid sequence MWAWALLPVSLAVFGTVGLWVVYAIAVSNNTVNITEEFPYISTCGSYSPQSCLFSQICNICCVLALWIVTIRFQQIRDLGRASHLNTAGLVLGFISSIGISILGNFQQSVVNGVHLLGALMAFFLGLAYFWVQAWLAYYSPPSRDRRWVVPVRVILCSQCTCLVICMFVLHGTGFRSEAAMCEWALVMCFFALFGIFAAEFRHIDFHKLTVQKKGIKTASDANGVWTLQEIH